In Haemophilus parainfluenzae, one genomic interval encodes:
- the nagZ gene encoding beta-N-acetylhexosaminidase produces the protein MSTLLIDLEGHELKQEEVELLEHPLVAGLILFTRNFYDRQQVQALIKSIRQRVKKPLLVTVDQEGGRVQRFREGFTQLPAMQAFAALVEDSAQQQQIAKEAGWQMAAEMVALDIDLSFAPVLDLGHECRAIGDRSFGCDVKSAVNLAAAFIDGMHQAGMATTGKHFPGHGHVLADSHLETPYDERAKEVIFNHDILPFQQLIQQSKLDAIMPAHVIYTQCDSQPASGSSYWLKEILRKQLGFQGAIFSDDLGMKGAGFMGDFVARSEKALKAGCDLLLLCNEREGVIQVLDNLKLQETTGHFTARQARLKSLFKQKSFDWSELTKTSRWIENHQKLTALQQEWLASK, from the coding sequence ATGTCCACATTATTAATTGACCTTGAAGGTCATGAGCTCAAACAAGAAGAAGTTGAATTACTGGAACATCCTTTAGTTGCTGGTTTGATTTTATTTACCCGCAATTTTTATGATCGTCAGCAAGTTCAAGCGCTAATTAAATCCATTCGTCAACGAGTGAAAAAGCCTTTATTGGTCACAGTCGATCAAGAAGGTGGTCGCGTGCAACGTTTCCGTGAAGGTTTCACTCAGCTCCCTGCGATGCAGGCTTTTGCGGCATTAGTTGAGGACTCAGCTCAGCAACAGCAAATAGCAAAAGAAGCGGGTTGGCAAATGGCGGCTGAAATGGTGGCGCTAGATATTGATTTGAGTTTTGCTCCGGTGTTGGATTTAGGTCACGAATGTCGTGCGATTGGTGATCGTAGTTTTGGTTGCGATGTAAAAAGTGCGGTCAATTTAGCAGCAGCTTTTATTGATGGTATGCACCAAGCAGGCATGGCAACAACAGGAAAACATTTCCCAGGACACGGCCATGTTTTAGCTGATTCTCATCTTGAAACCCCTTATGATGAGCGAGCAAAAGAAGTGATTTTTAATCATGATATTTTGCCATTTCAGCAATTAATTCAACAGAGTAAGCTTGATGCGATTATGCCGGCTCACGTCATTTATACACAATGTGATAGCCAGCCAGCAAGCGGTTCGAGTTATTGGTTAAAAGAGATTTTGCGTAAACAGTTGGGCTTCCAAGGAGCGATTTTCTCTGATGATTTAGGCATGAAAGGCGCAGGCTTTATGGGCGATTTTGTGGCTCGCAGTGAAAAAGCCTTGAAGGCTGGTTGTGACTTATTATTGCTTTGTAATGAGCGAGAAGGTGTCATTCAAGTGCTTGATAATCTGAAGTTACAGGAAACAACGGGGCATTTCACAGCACGCCAAGCTCGCTTGAAATCTCTCTTTAAACAAAAATCCTTTGATTGGTCAGAACTCACAAAAACTTCGCGTTGGATTGAAAATCATCAAAAACTGACCGCACTTCAACAAGAGTGGCTTGCTTCTAAATGA
- the ppiD gene encoding peptidylprolyl isomerase, with protein MLIEKMHGVAHSFIGKAIFALLPVSFLIGGMSGYLYGGNESFAAKVNGETISQQDFLNRYNQEFEARAQQEGESFLAKTDSVEFVTALRQNLIQRLVDQELIRQYAKELKLGVSDDMIKRAIVSDPNLQSNGKFDNARYQQLLTQNGLTSDTYAAILRNALTLEQMQNGLADSEFVVPAQVKDSAQTFFQKRIARLATLPLADEVAKQKVTEEEIKAYYDANAKSLVQPEQAKVQYIRVSANELGKLQPVTETQIAQYYQENKAQFISQKLAHIQLATEKEADAVYQELQKGADFAELAKAKSVDKLSGAQGGELGWVKDNELPKNFEDAALLLNVGQYSTPVNVDGAYHIILVQDRKERTLDEVKEQIADIVRKNLAGSRFQAVEKAVRAKAAESSDSLAAVAEAAGVKVEETDYFGKNNVPAALNFPNVTSAIFESDIANGGANSEPLTVGENEFVVVRVVDHKAEGLQSLDEAKATIEQFLKREKADKVLAEKAEQAVKALSADLTKLPAGISFGEPQTFTLVDNKDPVLYEGVFAIAKPQDGKVAYQVARNSKGDVVVVALERVEEPTLNEQELAKFSTQLVRVRQGELQGQLMQALREKAQIEINTSFINQDDSEEGAAH; from the coding sequence ATGTTAATTGAAAAAATGCATGGCGTCGCCCATAGCTTTATCGGGAAAGCGATCTTTGCTTTACTTCCAGTTTCATTTTTAATTGGTGGGATGTCTGGCTATTTGTATGGTGGCAACGAGAGTTTTGCTGCAAAAGTAAATGGTGAAACTATCTCTCAACAAGATTTTTTAAATCGTTACAACCAAGAGTTTGAAGCGCGTGCACAACAAGAAGGCGAGAGTTTCTTAGCGAAAACTGACTCGGTGGAATTTGTGACCGCACTTCGTCAAAATTTAATTCAACGTTTAGTTGATCAAGAATTAATCCGTCAATATGCCAAAGAATTAAAATTAGGTGTAAGTGACGACATGATCAAACGTGCGATTGTAAGCGATCCTAACTTACAATCTAACGGTAAATTTGATAACGCTCGTTATCAACAATTATTGACTCAAAATGGTTTAACGTCAGATACTTATGCGGCTATTTTACGTAATGCATTAACACTTGAACAAATGCAAAACGGTTTGGCTGACAGTGAATTTGTTGTGCCGGCTCAAGTAAAAGATAGTGCACAAACCTTTTTCCAAAAACGTATCGCTCGTCTTGCAACCCTTCCATTAGCTGATGAAGTGGCAAAACAAAAAGTGACAGAAGAAGAAATTAAAGCGTATTACGATGCGAATGCGAAATCACTAGTTCAACCTGAACAGGCGAAAGTGCAATATATTCGCGTTTCAGCGAATGAATTAGGTAAATTACAACCTGTAACTGAAACACAAATTGCGCAATATTATCAAGAAAATAAAGCGCAATTCATTAGCCAAAAATTAGCGCATATCCAATTAGCAACTGAGAAAGAAGCGGATGCGGTTTATCAAGAACTGCAAAAAGGCGCTGATTTTGCTGAGTTAGCAAAAGCGAAATCTGTGGATAAACTTTCTGGTGCACAAGGCGGTGAATTAGGTTGGGTAAAAGACAACGAATTACCGAAAAACTTTGAAGATGCAGCATTATTATTAAATGTTGGTCAATATAGCACACCAGTTAATGTGGATGGGGCTTACCATATTATTTTAGTGCAAGATCGTAAAGAACGTACTTTAGACGAAGTAAAAGAGCAAATCGCGGATATCGTACGTAAAAACTTAGCAGGAAGTCGTTTCCAAGCGGTAGAAAAAGCGGTTCGTGCAAAAGCAGCAGAAAGCAGTGATTCTTTAGCTGCGGTAGCAGAAGCAGCAGGCGTGAAAGTGGAAGAAACAGATTATTTCGGTAAAAATAATGTCCCTGCGGCATTAAATTTCCCAAATGTGACTTCTGCCATTTTTGAATCAGATATTGCAAACGGTGGCGCAAATTCTGAGCCATTAACGGTTGGTGAAAATGAATTTGTTGTGGTGCGTGTCGTGGATCATAAAGCTGAGGGTTTACAAAGCCTTGATGAAGCGAAAGCAACGATTGAGCAATTCTTAAAACGTGAAAAAGCCGATAAAGTATTGGCTGAAAAAGCAGAGCAAGCGGTTAAAGCGCTATCTGCCGATCTAACCAAATTACCTGCAGGTATTAGTTTTGGTGAGCCACAAACCTTTACGTTAGTGGATAATAAAGATCCAGTGCTTTATGAAGGTGTATTTGCCATTGCAAAACCACAAGATGGTAAAGTGGCTTATCAAGTTGCTCGTAACAGCAAAGGTGATGTGGTTGTGGTTGCCCTTGAACGTGTAGAAGAACCTACTTTAAATGAGCAAGAGTTAGCGAAATTTAGCACTCAACTTGTTCGTGTGCGTCAAGGCGAATTGCAAGGACAGTTAATGCAAGCATTACGTGAAAAAGCACAAATCGAGATTAATACCAGCTTTATTAATCAAGATGATTCAGAAGAAGGTGCGGCTCACTAA
- a CDS encoding DUF1425 domain-containing protein: MKKILITATVLFLTACSSAPNIVGTNKPILNMAANLAPALDVDLSDNTAALKNKTTQQLNVLYHLYWYNTQGVTQVWPNQQESQSGNILLQPQEKKVFEILKPSTESSNYRLYLQ, translated from the coding sequence ATGAAAAAGATCCTAATTACAGCAACGGTATTATTTTTAACGGCTTGTTCATCTGCACCAAATATTGTAGGAACCAATAAGCCAATTTTAAATATGGCGGCAAATTTAGCACCGGCTTTAGATGTTGATTTGTCTGATAATACCGCAGCCTTAAAAAATAAAACTACGCAACAACTCAATGTGCTTTACCATCTTTATTGGTATAACACACAAGGTGTAACGCAAGTTTGGCCTAATCAGCAAGAAAGCCAATCAGGCAATATTTTATTGCAACCACAAGAAAAGAAAGTGTTTGAGATACTAAAACCAAGCACAGAAAGTAGCAATTATCGTCTTTACTTACAATAG
- the mnmE gene encoding tRNA uridine-5-carboxymethylaminomethyl(34) synthesis GTPase MnmE, with amino-acid sequence MKETIVAQATAPGRGGIGILRVSGPKAVEVAQAVLGKCPKPRMADYLPFKDADGTVLDQGIALYFKSPNSFTGEDVLELQGHGGQVVLDLLLKRILQLDGVRLARPGEFSEQAFLNDKLDLAQAEAIADLIDATSEQAARSALKSLQGEFSNKVNQLVDSVIYLRTYVEASIDFPYEEIDFLADGKIEAKLREIIDQLDLVRSEAKQGSILREGMRVVIAGRPNAGKSSLLNALAGREAAIVTDIAGTTRDVLREHIHIDGMPLHIIDTAGLREATDEVERIGISRAWTEIEQADRIILMLDSSDPDSQNIEKVRSEFLSKLPNNMPVTIVRNKVDLSGEAVGIKEENGTTTVCLSAQTHQGVDLLREHLKQAMGFQTGMEGGFLARRRHLDALEKAAEHLQIGLVQLTEFHAGELLAEELRLVQANLSEITGQFTSDDLLGNIFSSFCIGK; translated from the coding sequence ATGAAAGAAACAATCGTCGCCCAAGCGACAGCGCCAGGACGTGGCGGTATTGGTATTTTGCGTGTATCCGGCCCAAAAGCGGTTGAAGTAGCACAAGCGGTACTAGGTAAATGTCCTAAACCAAGAATGGCAGATTATTTACCTTTTAAAGATGCTGATGGCACAGTATTAGATCAAGGCATTGCGCTTTATTTTAAATCGCCGAATTCCTTTACCGGTGAAGATGTATTGGAATTGCAAGGTCATGGCGGACAAGTGGTATTAGATTTGTTGCTAAAACGAATCTTACAACTTGATGGTGTTCGTCTTGCGCGTCCAGGTGAATTTTCTGAACAGGCTTTTTTAAACGATAAATTAGATTTAGCCCAAGCTGAAGCCATTGCCGATTTGATTGATGCGACTTCGGAGCAAGCTGCTCGTTCAGCATTAAAATCATTACAAGGTGAATTTTCTAATAAAGTGAATCAGTTAGTGGATTCCGTGATTTATCTTCGTACTTATGTAGAAGCGTCGATTGATTTCCCCTATGAAGAAATTGACTTTTTGGCAGACGGTAAAATCGAAGCAAAATTACGAGAAATTATTGATCAACTTGATTTAGTTCGTAGTGAAGCGAAACAAGGCTCGATTTTGCGTGAAGGGATGAGAGTGGTGATTGCCGGTCGTCCAAATGCAGGTAAATCAAGTTTACTGAATGCTTTAGCGGGCAGAGAGGCCGCCATTGTGACAGATATTGCAGGAACCACTCGTGATGTGTTGCGTGAGCATATTCATATTGATGGCATGCCTTTACATATTATTGATACTGCAGGACTTCGTGAAGCGACAGATGAAGTTGAACGTATCGGAATCTCGCGTGCGTGGACTGAAATTGAGCAAGCCGATCGTATTATCTTAATGTTAGACAGCAGCGATCCTGACAGCCAAAATATTGAAAAAGTACGGTCAGAATTTTTGTCAAAATTACCGAATAATATGCCGGTGACCATTGTTCGTAATAAAGTAGATTTAAGCGGCGAGGCAGTTGGGATAAAAGAAGAAAATGGCACAACGACCGTTTGTTTATCCGCCCAAACACATCAAGGCGTAGATTTATTGCGTGAGCATTTAAAACAGGCAATGGGATTCCAAACAGGGATGGAAGGTGGTTTCTTAGCGCGCCGTCGTCATCTTGATGCCTTAGAAAAAGCGGCCGAACATTTACAAATTGGATTAGTCCAATTAACCGAGTTTCATGCAGGTGAATTATTGGCGGAAGAACTTCGTTTAGTTCAAGCTAACCTGAGTGAAATTACGGGGCAATTTACCTCGGATGATTTGCTCGGTAATATTTTCAGTTCTTTCTGTATTGGAAAATAA
- a CDS encoding manganese efflux pump MntP family protein translates to MTFHMLWVIALGLSMDPFAVSISKGLAMRAFRWKQALAIACCFGLFQGIMPAIGYVVGLQFSQMIQNWDHWIAFVLLALIGVNMIREGLSSDDEPAPSLISLKHLLTLGVATSIDALAIGVSFAFLSVDILLAVFIIGLTTFVISFIGVKSGHFLGKKFKSKAEIFGGLVLLVMAVKILHEHGVF, encoded by the coding sequence ATGACTTTTCATATGTTGTGGGTCATTGCTCTTGGTCTCTCGATGGATCCCTTTGCAGTTTCCATCTCTAAAGGCTTAGCAATGCGCGCTTTTCGATGGAAACAAGCATTAGCTATCGCATGCTGTTTTGGGTTATTCCAAGGCATCATGCCTGCAATCGGCTATGTTGTCGGACTGCAATTTAGTCAGATGATTCAAAATTGGGATCATTGGATTGCCTTTGTTTTGCTTGCTCTCATCGGTGTGAATATGATTCGAGAAGGACTTAGCTCGGATGATGAACCCGCTCCCTCATTGATTAGTTTAAAACACTTGCTAACACTTGGTGTGGCAACGAGTATTGATGCGTTAGCCATTGGTGTCTCTTTTGCTTTTCTTTCCGTGGATATTTTATTGGCTGTTTTCATCATAGGTTTAACAACCTTTGTCATCTCTTTTATTGGTGTAAAGAGCGGTCATTTTTTAGGGAAAAAATTCAAAAGCAAAGCAGAGATTTTTGGCGGTTTAGTGTTATTAGTCATGGCTGTGAAAATCCTACACGAACATGGTGTTTTTTAA
- the rlmC gene encoding 23S rRNA (uracil(747)-C(5))-methyltransferase RlmC, producing MIDCHHYQKGDCRSCQWLEMPYEQQLAKKEKHLKQQLVKLDCDNLIWHPPFYFSESAFRNKAKMVVSGAVERPILGILQDPTDPQSAVDLCDCPLYPQRFAELFPILKDFIGRAGLVPYNVAKQKGELKYILLTESQHTKKLMLRFVLRSETKLPLIQREFAGLLEKLPQLEVVSVNIQPQHAAILEGEKEIFLTEQHTLSESFNGIPLFIRPQGFFQTNPLVAQGLYATAQDWVQDLPITKLWDLFCGVGGFGLHCAKALQDKHQQEVELTGIEISPSAIQAATLSAQVLGLNNVKFQSLDAANFALTQDENIPDLVIVNPPRRGIGKELAEFLNEMQPHFILYSSCNAISMGKDLQHLTNYKLTQIQLFDMFPHTAHYEALILLKRNG from the coding sequence ATGATTGATTGCCATCATTATCAAAAAGGCGATTGCCGTTCTTGTCAATGGCTTGAAATGCCTTATGAACAGCAACTCGCCAAGAAAGAAAAGCATCTAAAACAACAACTTGTCAAATTAGATTGTGATAATTTAATTTGGCATCCGCCTTTTTATTTCTCCGAGTCAGCTTTTCGTAATAAAGCGAAAATGGTTGTAAGTGGCGCGGTGGAACGTCCCATTTTAGGTATTTTACAAGACCCGACTGATCCACAAAGTGCGGTGGATTTATGTGATTGTCCGCTTTATCCGCAACGCTTTGCTGAACTCTTTCCGATTCTAAAAGATTTTATTGGGCGCGCGGGTTTAGTCCCTTATAACGTGGCTAAGCAAAAAGGTGAGCTCAAATATATTCTGCTCACAGAAAGCCAACATACAAAAAAATTGATGTTGCGTTTTGTATTGCGTTCAGAAACTAAATTGCCGTTAATTCAACGTGAATTTGCAGGGTTATTGGAAAAATTACCACAACTTGAAGTGGTGAGTGTGAATATCCAACCTCAACATGCGGCGATCTTAGAAGGTGAGAAAGAAATCTTTTTAACTGAACAGCACACCTTATCAGAAAGCTTTAACGGTATTCCGTTGTTTATTCGCCCTCAAGGTTTCTTCCAAACGAATCCACTTGTAGCACAAGGGCTATATGCAACGGCACAAGATTGGGTACAAGATTTGCCGATTACTAAACTTTGGGACCTCTTTTGTGGTGTAGGTGGTTTTGGACTTCATTGCGCTAAAGCTTTGCAGGATAAACATCAACAAGAAGTGGAATTAACGGGAATTGAAATTTCGCCATCTGCTATTCAAGCGGCGACTCTATCCGCTCAGGTGTTAGGGTTAAACAACGTTAAATTCCAATCATTGGATGCGGCTAATTTTGCTTTAACACAAGATGAAAACATCCCTGATTTGGTGATCGTCAATCCGCCTCGTAGAGGTATCGGAAAGGAACTCGCTGAGTTTCTCAATGAAATGCAACCGCACTTTATTCTTTATTCCAGCTGTAACGCGATTTCCATGGGAAAAGATTTGCAACACCTAACCAATTATAAACTTACTCAAATTCAATTATTTGATATGTTCCCGCATACAGCGCATTATGAAGCACTGATATTATTAAAACGCAATGGTTAA
- the hinT gene encoding purine nucleoside phosphoramidase — MAQETIFSKIIRKEIPANIVYQDELVTAFRDISPQAKTHILIIPNKVIPTVNDVTEQDEVTLGRLFTVAAKIAKEEGIAEDGYRLIVNCNKHGGQEVFHIHMHLVGGEPLGRMLAK, encoded by the coding sequence ATGGCTCAAGAAACTATTTTCAGCAAAATTATTCGCAAAGAAATCCCCGCCAATATTGTTTATCAAGATGAATTAGTGACCGCATTCCGAGATATTTCACCTCAAGCGAAAACCCATATTTTGATTATCCCAAATAAAGTCATTCCAACGGTTAATGATGTGACGGAACAAGATGAAGTTACTTTGGGTCGCTTATTTACTGTCGCGGCTAAAATTGCTAAAGAAGAAGGCATTGCCGAAGACGGTTACCGTTTAATTGTGAACTGTAATAAACATGGTGGACAAGAAGTATTCCATATTCATATGCATCTTGTTGGTGGTGAACCTTTAGGTAGAATGTTGGCGAAATAA